A window of the Cystobacter fuscus genome harbors these coding sequences:
- a CDS encoding MarR family winged helix-turn-helix transcriptional regulator — MKPIDETAESPTTVGRDNKAPLGEVLEFMRLLWAVDHGLQSTSKRMESTLGLTGPQRLVLRLVGRFPGITAGRLAQIMHVHPSTLTGVLKRMEKRGLLERKSDPLDGRKALFALTEAGRTMDVPATGTVEAAVERVLSRLSRARLQAAQEALTALAEELGGADAPGEYAQGPSLAKEEASAQSGDDAPASPTPQR; from the coding sequence ATGAAGCCAATCGACGAAACGGCCGAGTCGCCCACGACTGTGGGCAGGGACAACAAGGCCCCTCTGGGTGAGGTCCTGGAGTTCATGCGGCTGCTGTGGGCGGTCGACCACGGCTTGCAGTCCACCTCCAAGCGCATGGAGTCCACGCTGGGTCTGACCGGTCCACAGCGGCTGGTGCTCCGGCTGGTGGGGCGATTTCCCGGCATCACCGCGGGCCGGCTCGCGCAGATCATGCACGTGCACCCCAGCACGCTCACCGGCGTGCTCAAGCGCATGGAGAAGCGGGGCCTGCTCGAGCGCAAGTCGGATCCGCTCGACGGACGCAAGGCCCTCTTCGCCCTCACCGAGGCGGGCCGTACCATGGATGTGCCCGCCACGGGGACCGTGGAGGCCGCCGTGGAGCGAGTGCTCTCGCGCCTGTCTCGGGCCCGGCTCCAGGCCGCCCAGGAGGCCCTGACGGCGCTCGCCGAGGAGCTGGGTGGAGCGGATGCGCCGGGCGAGTACGCCCAGGGCCCCTCGCTGGCCAAGGAGGAAGCGTCCGCGCAGTCGGGCGATGACGCACCAGCCAGCCCCACCCCCCAGCGCTGA
- a CDS encoding DUF4175 family protein translates to MNIESPQPPGPELPPPPPPPPAPPAVRSVGPRPSGVVELLAAVRARQRRQLWLQGALLGVALCLGLWVAGGFLALLTPTGGRWVMMLAPVAGALLAVGFGVGLSLRTVGDDFRTARLIGERQPALSLDVLAAVELAREQDRQPGHSPILADAFLRQMDARVRQVDVGQVVDGSRVKQAGLVLGGTVLVLACVLLLAGTHWRLGWNKALESLNPIAQTETREPITGDIEITYRYPAYTGLTPRTVPGTNGEVSAPAGTEVQLKTRSDREVRRAELIVNGETLPLTVTDKRELVGSFVAKKAGSYHFVFYDTGRAPLATGPDIPLNVEADAPPQVQLLTPAAELEIDPGQQVVLKYEASDDYGLNGLALVFRVPGSKEESRIPLPRADGRRDKGTYNWNLGTLKVQPGDRISYFIEAKDNDAVEGPKRGVSRTQVLRVYSAAEHLRAALQKVEALWGRMVDHLADRLEGPEREKIRDAKKVLAAQAVDTSGQTLVADLGTLAQELRRERDTPAELVTALTNIASTLGQRVRATSDFRRVYQRTQQRQAGGDFGIGERLGALVNEEITELEKDVLYLESLLDRQKLEALQELAKQLANERRELANLIEEYKSKPDEQTREQVMQQIQQMRARIEELMQRMAELRRGIRDEHLNAEALQDMMKDQDMQSALDDVERLMREGKTDEALAKLQELSMQMDEMLNGLNDAQEQFGGEQFPELTQKFGQFMSDLEKTAKEQQRVADATQAIRDQAKKQNQDRLAERGKAMKEELQRQIEQVQKDYQELRPDQLSSRASFPLEQAQSELENAKNALKVDDYDLAAESTQRAAEAAQQLAHYGEQQRSLDEMYGNPPAVRRQSAELAERLEDDARTMEEVNRKLQSLFPPPGSQLSPQEKQQLQQLAEEQQSLEQQSKGLRQQMEEMEQMAPLFGQEAGEQMEEIGRRMGEAAQRMQGKDANRGHGEQQAALEGLRQFQKQMKESQQRKGKGRGLPLPMGMGSGRGQGNGQDPRDKVEIPDEEAYQAPREFRKDLLDAMKEGTPEKYRDQVKRYYEELVK, encoded by the coding sequence GTGAACATCGAATCCCCGCAGCCCCCAGGTCCCGAACTTCCTCCCCCACCGCCACCACCTCCGGCGCCTCCCGCGGTGCGCTCTGTCGGGCCGCGCCCCTCCGGCGTCGTGGAGTTGCTGGCCGCGGTGCGCGCGCGCCAACGCCGTCAGCTCTGGCTCCAGGGCGCGCTGCTCGGAGTCGCGCTGTGCCTCGGGCTGTGGGTGGCCGGAGGCTTCCTCGCCCTGCTCACGCCCACGGGAGGCCGCTGGGTGATGATGCTCGCGCCCGTGGCGGGCGCGCTGCTCGCCGTGGGCTTCGGTGTCGGGCTCTCCCTGCGTACCGTGGGCGATGACTTCCGGACCGCGCGCCTCATCGGCGAGCGCCAGCCCGCCCTGTCGCTGGACGTGCTCGCCGCGGTGGAGCTGGCCCGGGAGCAGGACCGGCAGCCGGGTCACTCCCCCATCCTCGCCGACGCCTTCCTGCGCCAGATGGACGCGCGCGTGCGGCAGGTGGACGTGGGCCAGGTGGTGGATGGCTCGCGGGTGAAGCAGGCCGGGCTCGTGCTCGGCGGGACGGTGCTCGTGCTCGCGTGCGTGCTCCTGCTCGCCGGTACGCACTGGCGCCTGGGGTGGAACAAGGCGCTCGAGTCACTCAACCCCATCGCCCAGACCGAGACGCGCGAGCCCATCACCGGCGACATCGAGATCACCTACCGCTACCCGGCGTACACGGGGCTCACCCCGCGCACCGTGCCAGGCACCAACGGCGAGGTGAGCGCTCCGGCGGGCACCGAGGTGCAGCTCAAGACGCGCTCGGACCGGGAGGTGCGGCGCGCGGAGCTGATCGTCAACGGCGAGACGCTCCCGCTCACCGTCACGGACAAGCGCGAGCTGGTGGGTTCCTTCGTCGCGAAGAAGGCGGGCAGCTACCACTTCGTCTTCTACGACACCGGCCGCGCTCCCCTGGCCACCGGGCCGGACATCCCGCTCAACGTGGAGGCGGATGCCCCGCCCCAGGTGCAGCTGCTCACGCCCGCGGCGGAGCTCGAGATCGACCCCGGCCAGCAGGTGGTGCTCAAGTACGAGGCCAGCGACGACTATGGCCTCAACGGCCTCGCGCTCGTCTTCCGCGTGCCGGGCTCCAAGGAGGAGTCGCGCATCCCCCTGCCCCGCGCGGATGGCCGCCGCGACAAGGGCACCTACAACTGGAACCTCGGCACGCTGAAGGTGCAGCCGGGAGACCGCATCTCCTACTTCATCGAGGCGAAGGACAACGACGCGGTGGAGGGCCCCAAGCGGGGCGTGAGCCGCACCCAGGTGCTGCGCGTCTACAGCGCCGCCGAGCACCTGCGCGCCGCGCTGCAGAAGGTCGAGGCCCTCTGGGGCCGCATGGTGGACCACCTGGCCGACCGGCTCGAGGGCCCCGAGCGCGAGAAGATTCGGGACGCGAAGAAGGTGCTCGCCGCGCAGGCGGTGGACACGAGTGGCCAGACGCTGGTGGCGGACCTGGGCACGCTCGCCCAGGAGCTGCGCCGCGAGCGCGATACCCCGGCCGAGCTCGTCACCGCGCTCACCAACATCGCCAGCACGCTGGGCCAGCGCGTGCGCGCCACCTCGGACTTCCGCCGCGTCTACCAGCGCACCCAGCAGCGCCAGGCCGGCGGTGACTTCGGCATCGGCGAGCGCCTGGGCGCGCTCGTCAACGAGGAGATCACCGAGCTGGAAAAGGACGTGCTCTACCTGGAGTCGCTCCTGGACCGGCAGAAGCTCGAGGCGCTACAGGAGCTGGCCAAGCAGCTCGCCAACGAGCGCCGGGAGCTGGCCAACCTCATCGAGGAGTACAAGTCCAAGCCCGACGAGCAGACGCGCGAACAGGTGATGCAGCAGATCCAGCAGATGCGCGCGCGCATCGAGGAGCTGATGCAGCGCATGGCCGAGCTGCGCCGGGGCATCCGCGACGAGCACCTCAACGCCGAGGCCCTTCAGGACATGATGAAGGACCAGGACATGCAGAGCGCGCTGGATGACGTGGAGCGGCTCATGCGCGAGGGCAAGACGGACGAGGCGCTCGCCAAGCTCCAGGAGCTGTCCATGCAGATGGACGAGATGCTCAATGGCCTCAACGACGCGCAGGAGCAGTTCGGCGGCGAGCAGTTCCCCGAGCTCACGCAGAAGTTCGGCCAGTTCATGAGCGACCTGGAGAAGACGGCCAAGGAGCAGCAGCGCGTGGCCGACGCCACCCAGGCCATCCGGGATCAGGCCAAGAAGCAGAACCAGGACCGGCTCGCCGAGCGCGGCAAGGCGATGAAGGAGGAGCTGCAGCGGCAGATCGAACAGGTGCAGAAGGACTACCAGGAGCTGCGGCCGGATCAGCTCAGCAGCCGCGCCTCCTTCCCGCTGGAGCAGGCCCAGTCGGAGCTGGAGAACGCGAAGAACGCGCTCAAGGTGGACGACTACGACCTGGCGGCGGAGTCCACCCAGCGCGCCGCCGAGGCCGCCCAGCAGCTCGCCCACTACGGCGAGCAGCAGCGCTCGCTGGACGAGATGTACGGCAACCCGCCCGCGGTGCGCCGCCAGTCGGCGGAGCTCGCCGAGCGGTTGGAGGACGACGCGCGCACCATGGAGGAGGTCAATCGCAAGCTCCAGTCGCTCTTCCCGCCTCCCGGCTCGCAGCTCAGCCCCCAGGAGAAGCAGCAGTTGCAGCAGCTCGCCGAGGAGCAGCAGTCGTTGGAGCAGCAGTCCAAGGGCCTGCGCCAGCAGATGGAGGAGATGGAGCAGATGGCGCCCCTGTTCGGCCAGGAGGCCGGCGAGCAGATGGAGGAGATTGGCCGGCGCATGGGCGAGGCCGCGCAGCGCATGCAGGGCAAGGACGCCAACCGGGGTCACGGCGAGCAGCAGGCGGCGCTCGAGGGGCTGCGCCAGTTCCAGAAGCAGATGAAGGAGAGCCAGCAGCGCAAGGGCAAGGGACGCGGGCTGCCACTGCCCATGGGCATGGGCTCGGGCCGCGGACAGGGCAACGGCCAGGATCCGCGCGACAAGGTGGAGATCCCCGACGAGGAGGCCTACCAGGCGCCGCGCGAGTTCCGCAAGGACTTGCTCGACGCCATGAAGGAAGGCACGCCGGAGAAGTACCGGGATCAGGTGAAGCGCTACTACGAGGAGCTGGTGAAGTGA
- a CDS encoding peptidase MA family metallohydrolase, whose translation MTRAASTSLLLLALVLSTPLGARAQESKNEAKEQLGKVESALDNWDVPTARRELTALEGLVPEDIEPLKYFQGRVAFEEGNYPEAVELLKKARIEDKPGSYMRLAKDTRDIVKGHRHVESEHFIFYYPPGKDEVLAPYALETLESIHRALAEDLGHRPPGKVRVEVVNNARELSKVSTLTYQQIQTTGTIAICKFNKLMVTSPKAVARGYDWQDTLAHEYIHLVVSQMSHNTVPIWLHEGLAKFLESRWRGKPGLAMTPSTLALLGRRVKEDKLIPFEKMHPSIAMLPTAEDAATAFAEVYFAIDYVYKTQGNRGLRDIILGLRDGKQDRKAVEGATSMPFAQFEKNWLAHIKQQPFPQELLPPEEVVLKENAKEPDDKKKGREISFGDFAEVTEIPARKFAHLGELMRERNRIKAAAEEYSRAHKLVGDKYESVSNKYALALLELRRLDEAEQVLRGSLRVHPGSPTTNVHLGRIFLHRADYQKARQSYLDALSSDPFDPEIHIALTRIHGELGETTLASRARSASAALTGMTPDEVSASARAFLRDDSELVNAGNVGVEEPEGKAPAAPKDGGH comes from the coding sequence ATGACGCGTGCCGCGAGCACATCCCTGTTGCTGCTGGCGCTGGTGCTGAGCACTCCCCTGGGCGCGCGCGCCCAGGAGTCGAAGAACGAGGCCAAGGAGCAGCTGGGCAAGGTGGAGTCGGCGCTGGACAACTGGGACGTGCCCACCGCGCGCCGCGAGCTGACGGCGCTCGAGGGCCTCGTCCCGGAGGACATCGAGCCGCTCAAGTACTTCCAGGGCCGCGTCGCCTTCGAGGAGGGCAACTACCCGGAGGCCGTGGAGCTCCTGAAGAAGGCCCGCATCGAGGACAAGCCGGGCAGCTACATGCGGCTGGCCAAGGACACGCGCGACATCGTCAAGGGCCACCGCCACGTGGAGAGCGAGCACTTCATCTTCTACTACCCTCCGGGCAAGGACGAGGTGCTGGCGCCCTACGCGCTGGAGACGCTGGAGTCCATCCACCGCGCGCTCGCCGAGGACCTGGGCCACCGGCCTCCGGGCAAGGTGCGCGTGGAGGTGGTGAACAACGCACGCGAGCTGTCCAAGGTGAGCACCCTCACCTACCAGCAGATCCAGACGACGGGCACCATCGCCATCTGCAAGTTCAACAAGCTCATGGTGACGAGCCCCAAGGCCGTGGCGCGCGGCTATGACTGGCAGGACACGCTCGCGCACGAGTACATCCACCTGGTCGTCAGCCAGATGAGCCACAACACCGTGCCCATCTGGCTGCACGAGGGCCTGGCCAAGTTCCTCGAGTCGCGCTGGCGCGGCAAGCCCGGGCTCGCCATGACGCCCTCCACGCTGGCGCTGCTCGGGCGACGGGTGAAGGAGGACAAGCTCATCCCCTTCGAGAAGATGCACCCGTCCATCGCCATGCTGCCCACCGCCGAGGACGCCGCCACCGCCTTCGCCGAGGTCTATTTCGCCATCGACTACGTCTACAAGACCCAGGGCAACAGGGGCCTGCGCGACATCATCCTCGGCCTGCGCGATGGCAAGCAGGACCGCAAGGCGGTGGAGGGCGCCACGAGCATGCCCTTCGCCCAGTTCGAGAAGAACTGGCTCGCGCACATCAAGCAGCAGCCCTTTCCCCAGGAGCTGCTGCCGCCCGAGGAGGTCGTGCTCAAGGAGAACGCCAAGGAGCCGGACGACAAGAAGAAGGGTCGGGAGATCTCCTTCGGCGACTTCGCGGAGGTGACGGAGATACCGGCGCGCAAGTTCGCGCACCTGGGCGAGCTCATGCGCGAGCGCAACCGCATCAAGGCCGCCGCCGAGGAGTACTCGCGCGCGCACAAGCTCGTGGGCGACAAGTACGAGTCCGTGTCCAACAAGTACGCGCTCGCGCTGCTGGAGCTGCGGCGGCTGGACGAGGCGGAGCAGGTGCTGCGCGGCTCGCTGCGCGTGCACCCGGGCTCCCCCACCACCAACGTGCACCTGGGCCGCATCTTCCTGCACCGCGCGGACTACCAGAAGGCCCGCCAGTCCTACCTGGATGCCCTCTCCTCGGACCCGTTCGATCCGGAAATCCATATCGCGCTCACCCGCATCCACGGAGAGCTCGGCGAGACGACGCTCGCCAGCCGCGCCCGCAGCGCGAGTGCGGCCCTCACCGGGATGACCCCGGACGAGGTCAGCGCCAGCGCCCGGGCCTTCCTGCGCGACGACTCGGAGCTCGTGAACGCCGGGAACGTCGGCGTGGAAGAGCCGGAGGGCAAGGCACCCGCCGCCCCCAAGGATGGTGGCCACTGA
- a CDS encoding NAD(P)-dependent alcohol dehydrogenase, with the protein MPTVQAYAAPSAKAPLAPFSFERREPGPHDVLIDILFCGVCHSDIHTVRDEWGKAKYPLVPGHEIVGKVAQVGKSVTRYKVGDSVGVGCFVDSCRECDNCKAGEEQYCDRGMVGTYNAKDRQGTVTQGGYSTRITVDEQYVLRIPDSLPLDRAAPLLCAGITTYSPLRHFGVKAGDKVAVVGLGGLGHMGVKLAKEMGAEVTVLSTSEKKREDALALGARHFAATSDKDTFKKLAGSFNFILDTVSAPHDYNAYLGLLKVDGTMVLVGLPEAPVPLAAGPLVFRRRRLAGSLIGGIRETQEMLDFCGKHNVAADIEVIPVQKINEAYERMIKSDVRYRFVIDIASLRK; encoded by the coding sequence ATGCCGACCGTTCAAGCCTACGCCGCCCCCAGCGCCAAGGCCCCCCTGGCACCCTTCTCGTTCGAGCGCCGCGAGCCCGGCCCTCACGACGTGCTCATCGACATCCTCTTCTGTGGCGTGTGCCACTCGGACATCCACACGGTGCGCGACGAGTGGGGCAAGGCGAAGTACCCGCTCGTGCCCGGCCATGAAATCGTCGGCAAGGTCGCCCAGGTGGGCAAGTCCGTCACCCGCTACAAGGTCGGCGACTCCGTGGGCGTGGGCTGTTTCGTGGACTCCTGCCGCGAGTGCGACAACTGCAAGGCAGGCGAGGAGCAGTACTGCGACCGGGGCATGGTGGGCACGTACAACGCCAAGGATCGCCAGGGCACCGTCACCCAGGGTGGCTACTCCACCCGCATCACCGTGGACGAGCAGTACGTGCTGCGCATCCCCGACTCTCTCCCGCTGGATCGCGCCGCGCCACTGTTGTGCGCGGGCATCACCACCTACTCGCCCCTGCGCCACTTCGGCGTGAAGGCCGGGGACAAGGTGGCCGTGGTGGGCCTCGGCGGGCTCGGCCACATGGGCGTGAAGCTCGCCAAGGAGATGGGCGCCGAGGTCACCGTGCTGAGCACCTCGGAGAAGAAGCGCGAGGACGCGCTCGCCCTGGGCGCCAGGCACTTCGCCGCCACGTCCGACAAGGACACGTTCAAGAAGCTCGCGGGCTCCTTCAACTTCATCCTCGACACCGTCTCCGCCCCACACGACTACAACGCCTACCTCGGCCTGCTGAAGGTGGATGGCACCATGGTGCTCGTGGGCCTGCCCGAGGCTCCCGTGCCCCTGGCCGCTGGACCCCTCGTCTTCCGTCGGCGCCGGCTCGCCGGCTCGCTCATCGGTGGCATCCGCGAGACCCAGGAGATGCTCGACTTCTGCGGCAAGCACAACGTGGCCGCGGACATCGAGGTCATCCCCGTCCAGAAGATCAACGAGGCCTACGAGCGCATGATCAAGAGCGACGTGCGCTACCGCTTCGTGATCGACATCGCCAGCCTGCGCAAGTGA
- a CDS encoding zinc ribbon domain-containing protein, with translation MAERVVKCPQCNAPLAPGRFARSTVCGYCGTTVQIDPSAVSVARYRQALQEWEDPARHGYSQWWTVGTGHWAPGPLIARGEISDVYAAERARRPTERILMKVLRDPEHAPLLEHEWRMLVELQAAIGNEAPAFLTHLPQPVAHGTLRGGPYEGRQALLVRQTPGYLHTFEAVRRVHASGVDPRVSVWMWRRILETLAVLHRAGYVHGAVLPPHLLVQHGEHGVRLVGFSCADRVKGARLRAICTRYEDFYPASLLDSQRPTPMDDVRMSARCIISVLGGDPVRATLPRSVPGALATLLERAAVGEEGEGERDLAWTLRERVGEVSAAVYGHPGFHPLVMP, from the coding sequence ATGGCCGAGCGCGTCGTGAAGTGCCCCCAGTGCAACGCCCCCCTCGCCCCGGGGCGCTTCGCCCGCTCGACTGTCTGTGGCTACTGCGGCACCACCGTCCAGATCGACCCGAGCGCCGTCTCCGTCGCGCGCTACCGGCAGGCCCTCCAGGAGTGGGAGGACCCCGCCCGCCACGGCTACTCGCAGTGGTGGACCGTCGGCACCGGCCACTGGGCTCCCGGCCCCCTCATCGCGCGGGGAGAGATCTCGGACGTCTACGCCGCCGAGCGGGCCCGGCGGCCCACCGAGCGCATCCTGATGAAGGTGCTGCGCGACCCCGAGCACGCGCCGCTCCTGGAGCACGAGTGGCGGATGCTCGTGGAACTCCAAGCGGCCATCGGGAACGAGGCCCCGGCCTTCCTCACCCACCTGCCCCAGCCCGTGGCCCACGGCACCCTGCGAGGGGGACCGTACGAGGGCCGCCAGGCCCTGCTCGTGCGCCAGACTCCTGGCTACCTCCACACCTTCGAGGCCGTGCGCCGGGTGCATGCCTCGGGTGTCGATCCGCGCGTGTCCGTGTGGATGTGGCGGCGCATCCTGGAGACGCTCGCGGTGCTGCACCGCGCGGGCTACGTGCACGGCGCGGTGCTGCCCCCGCACCTGCTCGTGCAACACGGCGAGCATGGCGTGCGGCTCGTGGGCTTCAGTTGCGCGGACCGCGTGAAGGGAGCCCGCCTGCGCGCCATCTGCACGCGCTACGAGGACTTCTATCCCGCGAGCCTCCTGGACTCCCAGCGGCCCACGCCCATGGACGACGTGCGGATGAGCGCCCGGTGCATCATCTCGGTGCTCGGCGGAGATCCCGTCCGGGCCACCCTCCCCCGCTCGGTCCCCGGTGCCCTGGCGACCCTCCTCGAGCGCGCCGCGGTGGGAGAGGAGGGCGAGGGAGAGCGGGACCTGGCCTGGACACTTCGCGAGCGCGTTGGTGAAGTGAGCGCCGCGGTCTACGGACACCCGGGCTTCCATCCACTCGTGATGCCCTGA
- a CDS encoding VWA domain-containing protein — translation MGYGNYSNQAHEALLKDRAQVPVQEVFQQRKCHPLMNPKGIRVRESRDSAEHPNSLGIVFALDVTGSMGTIPKLMATELLPKFMKVLTDCKVADPQLLFMAVGDAYSDEAPLQVGQFETTAELMDQWLTWSYLEGRGGGTGQESYELGLYLLAEHTAMDCFEKRKKKGYLFMTGDELPYPILSKHIVEGIIGDRLDEDLKIEEIVAELQKSFVPFFVIPDAKRRAKCESRWRELIGDHVLCMESAEDICFVSAGAICLYEGLVPDIDGLGRVLQEANVPRPSVHATLRALTPLAEALGRSGGPALEGAPASEGVLQRLVRILK, via the coding sequence ATGGGGTACGGCAACTACAGCAACCAGGCCCACGAAGCCCTCCTGAAGGACCGCGCCCAGGTACCGGTGCAGGAGGTCTTCCAGCAGCGCAAGTGCCACCCACTGATGAACCCCAAGGGCATCCGCGTGCGCGAGTCCCGCGACAGCGCCGAGCACCCCAACTCCCTGGGCATCGTCTTCGCGCTGGACGTCACGGGCTCCATGGGGACCATTCCCAAGCTGATGGCCACCGAGTTGCTGCCCAAGTTCATGAAGGTCCTCACCGACTGCAAGGTGGCGGACCCCCAGTTGCTCTTCATGGCCGTGGGCGATGCCTACAGCGACGAGGCGCCGCTGCAGGTGGGCCAGTTCGAGACCACCGCCGAGCTGATGGATCAATGGCTCACCTGGAGCTACCTCGAGGGGCGCGGCGGCGGCACCGGACAGGAGAGCTACGAGCTGGGCCTGTACCTGCTCGCCGAGCACACGGCGATGGACTGCTTCGAGAAGCGCAAGAAGAAGGGCTACCTCTTCATGACGGGCGACGAGTTGCCCTACCCCATCCTCTCCAAGCACATCGTCGAGGGCATCATCGGTGACCGGCTCGACGAGGACCTGAAGATCGAGGAGATCGTCGCCGAGCTACAGAAGTCCTTCGTGCCCTTCTTCGTCATCCCCGACGCGAAGCGCCGCGCGAAGTGCGAGTCTCGCTGGCGTGAGTTGATCGGCGACCATGTGCTGTGCATGGAGTCCGCCGAGGACATCTGCTTCGTGTCCGCGGGGGCCATCTGCCTCTACGAGGGGCTCGTCCCCGACATCGATGGCCTCGGCCGTGTCCTCCAGGAGGCGAACGTGCCCCGTCCGTCCGTGCATGCGACGCTGCGCGCCCTGACGCCGCTGGCCGAGGCACTCGGCCGCTCGGGAGGGCCCGCGCTGGAGGGGGCGCCGGCGTCCGAGGGGGTCCTGCAGCGGCTCGTCCGCATCCTCAAGTGA
- a CDS encoding adenylosuccinate synthetase, with translation MKAPSGQRRASIVIDLGFGDAGKGLMTDYLVRRDRASLVVRYNGGAQAGHNVVTSEGQHHTFAQFGAGTFVPGVRTFLAHPFLLHPTALLLEGEALRAQGVGDVFSRLRVSERARVITPFHQAANRLRELARGGSRHGSCGVGVGETVRDALAWPEDTVLAGDLRDVPRLRRKLQRVREREHEELRALGDSLPDSPQVRRERSVFEAEGIIDAWMERATRLETLGLVAPDNLLVRWMTEAPATVFEGAQGVLLDEWRGFHPYTTWSRCTADNALGLITESGVDLDVQRVGVLRSHMVRHGAGPLPTETEELRPLLSEHNTLNDWQGHVRYGWFDAVLARYALDVLGGVDVLAITHLDLLRRLRTWKAAASYQDGPVTRLAVEPNPSLEGQATLTRWLLHVTPSLEEREPREDLVLEHLEQLLDRRVDLVSRGPRAEDVSPLAPQERCRSATR, from the coding sequence GTGAAGGCTCCGAGCGGCCAGCGGCGCGCCTCCATCGTCATCGACCTGGGATTCGGCGACGCGGGCAAGGGGCTGATGACGGACTACCTCGTGCGGCGCGACCGGGCGTCGCTCGTGGTGCGCTACAACGGCGGCGCGCAGGCGGGCCACAACGTCGTCACCTCGGAGGGCCAGCACCACACCTTCGCGCAGTTCGGCGCGGGGACGTTCGTCCCCGGGGTGCGCACCTTCCTCGCCCACCCCTTCCTGCTCCACCCCACCGCGCTGCTGCTCGAGGGCGAGGCGCTGCGCGCCCAGGGCGTGGGAGACGTGTTCTCGCGCCTGCGGGTCAGCGAGCGCGCGCGGGTCATCACCCCCTTCCACCAGGCCGCCAACCGGCTGCGAGAGCTGGCCCGTGGCGGCTCCCGGCACGGCAGTTGCGGCGTTGGCGTGGGCGAGACCGTGCGGGACGCGCTGGCCTGGCCAGAGGACACCGTGCTCGCGGGAGACCTGCGCGACGTGCCCCGGCTGCGGCGGAAGCTCCAGCGCGTCCGGGAGCGCGAGCACGAGGAGCTGCGGGCCCTGGGAGACTCCCTTCCCGACAGCCCCCAGGTCCGACGCGAGCGCTCCGTCTTCGAGGCCGAGGGCATCATCGACGCGTGGATGGAGCGGGCGACGCGGCTGGAGACACTCGGACTCGTGGCCCCGGACAACCTGCTCGTGCGCTGGATGACCGAGGCCCCCGCCACGGTGTTCGAGGGGGCGCAGGGCGTGCTGCTCGACGAGTGGCGGGGTTTTCACCCGTACACCACCTGGTCCCGCTGCACCGCGGACAACGCGCTCGGCCTCATCACCGAGAGTGGCGTGGACCTGGATGTCCAGCGGGTGGGCGTGCTGCGCAGCCACATGGTGCGGCACGGCGCGGGACCGCTGCCCACGGAGACGGAGGAATTGCGGCCGCTGCTCTCCGAGCACAACACGCTCAATGACTGGCAGGGCCATGTCCGCTATGGCTGGTTCGACGCGGTGCTCGCCCGGTACGCGCTCGATGTCCTGGGCGGAGTGGACGTGCTGGCGATCACCCACCTGGACCTGCTCCGCCGGCTGCGCACCTGGAAGGCCGCGGCGAGTTATCAGGATGGCCCCGTCACCCGGTTGGCCGTGGAACCGAATCCCTCGCTCGAGGGGCAGGCCACACTCACGCGATGGCTCCTCCACGTGACGCCCTCGCTCGAGGAACGCGAGCCCCGGGAGGACCTCGTCCTGGAGCACCTCGAGCAGTTGCTCGACCGGCGAGTGGACCTCGTCTCTCGGGGGCCTCGGGCGGAGGATGTCTCCCCGCTCGCGCCTCAAGAACGGTGCCGCTCGGCGACGCGGTAG